One part of the Phoenix dactylifera cultivar Barhee BC4 chromosome 4, palm_55x_up_171113_PBpolish2nd_filt_p, whole genome shotgun sequence genome encodes these proteins:
- the LOC103721563 gene encoding heavy metal-associated isoprenylated plant protein 32-like, translating to MTKDDNFKLLKIQTFILKVNIHCDGCKQEVKKILQRIEGVYTVSIDAEHQKVTVSGNVDSKTLLKKLARSGKHAELWTQKPNNQSHKPNQQHQAAAHSLKDGTKNNRGNPNQAFFQGLKAFKNQHDKLDSFSSDDDDCEDDDADADDDDDEDDVDELRILGEKMNQLNLLRQANNAATAAAAANAKKNGIAGGNGNNGAGKKGGGNPNQNAGRKGPNGPPDQKVLNAALPNNKMGNAAHLGGGSLNAGEGRRVSDINGLMGAMGGLQGLGGNNGLGFHQAQQQQQQLGTTFPTGFPANGGGVGGLGGAHQTPMMGNLQTYQNHPSAMVMNPRGGLNNSSMLMNESRYMQPQMMHNRAPQIPPYTGYYYPYHPSPYLYHQPETGDYGAHLFSDENTSSCAVM from the exons ATGACTAAAGATGATAACTTTAAGCTCCTCAAGATACAG ACGTTCATCCTCAAAGTGAACATACACTGCGATGGATGTAAGCAGGAGGTGAAGAAGATTCTTCAAAGGATCGAAG GAGTCTATACTGTGAGCATAGATGCAGAGCATCAGAAGGTGACGGTCTCAGGAAATGTGGACTCCAAGACCCTGCTCAAGAAGCTGGCCAGATCAGGCAAGCATGCAGAGCTCTGGACTCAGAAGCCCAACAACCAGAGCCACAAGCCCAACCAGCAGCACCAAGCAGCTGCCCATTCCCTTAAAGATGGCACCAAGAACAACAGAGGCAACCCCAACCAGGCCTTCTTTCAAGGCCTCAAAGCCTTCAAGAACCAGCACGACAAGCTTGATTCCTTCAGCTCCGACGACGACGACTGCGAAGACGACGACGCCGAcgccgacgacgacgacgacgaggaTGACGTTGACGAGCTTCGGATCCTTGGTGAGAAGATGAATCAGCTCAATCTACTGAGGCAGGCAAATAATGCggcaacagcagcagcagcagctaaTGCCAAGAAAAATGGCATTGCTGGTGGGAATGGCAACAATGGAGCAGGAAAGAAAGGTGGTGGAAACCCCAACCAGAATGCAGGGCGCAAGGGCCCAAATGGGCCACCAGACCAGAAGGTCTTAAACGCCGCACTCCCCAACAACAAGATGGGCAATGCTGCCCACTTGGGTGGCGGCAGTCTTAATGCAGGGGAAGGCAGGAGGGTGAGCGACATCAATGGCCTGATGGGCGCCATGGGAGGGCTCCAAGGTCTTGGTGGGAACAATGGCTTGGGGTTCCACCAAgcccagcagcagcagcagcagctagGGACCACCTTCCCCACAGGCTTCCCAGCGAATGGTGGTGGTGTTGGGGGGCTTGGTGGGGCTCATCAGACACCCATGATGGGGAACCTGCAAACCTATCAGAATCATCCATCCGCCATGGTGATGAACCCCAGAGGAGGACTCAACAACAGCAGCATGCTGATGAACGAAAGCAGGTACATGCAACCCCAGATGATGCACAACAGGGCTCCTCAAATCCCTCCATACACTGGCTATTACTATCCCTACCATCCAAGTCCCTATCTCTACCACCAGCCAGAGACTGGAGACTACGGTGCCCATCTTTTCAGTGATGAGAACACCAGTAGTTGTGCTGTCATGTAA